The segment CGAGGATTTGACCGATAACGAATTGGCCAAGTTGCATACTCGCCATCTGGTCGGCGGCCGTACCTCAAGCACCTTGCCGGAAGAGGTCTATCGTTTTGAATTCCCGGAGCGTCCGGGAGCGTTGATGAACTTCCTGACCCACTTGCCGGCAGATTGGAATATTTCGCTATTCCATTATCGTAATCATGGTGCTTCACATGGCCGTGTTCTGATTGGCATGCAGGTGCCAGACGGAGATCGCGAGCGGGTGGAGGAATACTTTACCGAGATTGGGTATCGCTTCTGGAAAGAGAGCGATAATCCCGCTTATCGCTTGTTCCTTGCGTAAGTATTCTGTCCTGAGTGGTAATGACCTGGCCATGATTGGCTAAACCCCACGACAAAAAAGCCCCTGTTCTCTTTTGGGGAGGCAGGGGCTTTTTCATGCGAGTTCGTCAGTAATGGCGCGGAAAATCCTGTTGTAATCAGCGGGAGTGATAAAGAACAGTGTTTTTTCTTCAGCCCTTGCCAGCATTGGCTGTTGCATGCAGAAGGCAGCGTGGAAAAACGTTCATTCAAACGGTCGCTTGGCGATTGTCATGCTGGGATCAGATGCCTATCATCTGGGCACTGTCAGGATGACAGTCATCGACAACCGTCACGCGAAAGCCACTGACGATATAAAAAGAAGTCCGCTCTCATGAAACGTAAGCCCGACCTGGTCATGGCCCTGGTATTTATCTTCGGGATTGGTGTTGTCGCGACTGGCTACGCCCAGACTGTGATGGGTTCCTGAATCCTGCGCTGCCGCCTCTCTGGCGGCAGTGGTGTTTCGGTGATAGTGCTTTAGAACGGTGTTACCTACCCGTGCTTTACTCTCTCGCTTTCTGCCATATCCTTTCTGAATTGAGCTCAACTGGATGGCCGAACTATCTCACGATCACTCACGATCGCGTCCAGTGGCACATCCCATGACTGCACCGGCAAGGTCGGTACCTTCTGACAATGATGCGCCAGCCCGATCAATTGTGGCCGCGGCCCTGGCCGCCGAGTGAAAGCGAAGCTGCGATCATAGAAGCCACCGCCCATCCCGATGCGTGCACCGCCAGCATCGAAGCCGACTAACGGCATCAGCACCACATCCAGCGCCCATGCCGGTAGTCGGCGACGTTTGTGTGCGCCAAAACGCGTATCAGGCTCAGCGATACCGAAGCGATTCCTTACTAATGGTGTGCTGCTGTCATAGCGCACAAACCACAGTGAATTCTCTGCGAAAGGGCGTAATACCGGCAGGTAGACATGTGCGCCACGTCGTATCAGCCACTGACAGAGAAGCGTCGCGTCCATCTCGCCATCGTTAGGCAGGTAAAGGGCAACGGCCCGTGCGCGCATCAGTTCAGGCAGGCGTCTCAGCTGGCGGAAGAGTGCGTGTTCCGCGCTACGACGTTCGCGCAGCGATAGATGGCGGCGTCGTTGGCGTAGTACTCGACGCAACGCGCGACGATCAGCATCGGGATGACTCAGCTCCGCTGGCAAGGGCCAGAGAGTCGTGTCGAATGCAGAAGAGGAAAGAGAGGGCGAGCAGTGGCTCGCAGGTGCAGCGTATACCGCTGGGGGTTTGCGCATGCCTGACAACCTCCGTCAGGCAGGGTTCTCCAAGATGCCGTTGTTACCGGGGGCCCTGAACCTAGCGGTTCAAGGTGGGTAGTCCCGCGCAACACATTAGGCGTTCCGACGCACGGACATGCACACAGCGCTGCACAGTGGACTCCCTGGGAATAGCTTATAAGCTCGAGGGACATCGGCAACTGACGTACACCCCAGAGAACCCCTTCAGTCTACCAAACCCCGCCTGCTGGCCCAAGGACTAATCCTGCCCAGACTATTCTGGCCTTTATGAAAATCAGCTATTTGATTCTGAAGAGTTTTTTCGTTCAGCAACGCGCTGAGCTTAGTCCGCAGGCAGCTGACTAAGGGCGGCATCGAGCTGACGGTCGAGCGCGGAAAGGCGTGTCTCAAAGTCATTTTGCAGCGCACGCTCACTGTCACGACTATTGATCAGCTCGTGAGAGATGTTGAGTGCTGCCATCAACGCGACCTTGTCGGCACTGATGGTATTGCCACGTTGCTGGATGCCCTGCATGGCGAGATCCAGGTAGGCCGCCGCACGGGTCAGGCCATCTTCCTCTCCGGGCTGACAGCTGATGGTATAGCTGCGGCCGAGCAGGCTGATCTCGGTGGTATTGCGGGGCTTGGCGGGTTCGCTCATGTCAGTCCTCTCGGGCCATGTCCGACGTCGTCCGGATTGACGGCGGCGTCCTGCTGACTGCGCGTAACCGTCGCAGCGAGGACGGCAAGCCAGAAGGAGGGCCAGTGCGGTAAGATGGGGGCATTCTCGAGCCACTATAGAGAGCCGCTTCTAGAGGGTCAACGCGCTACGTAGCGCGGCTACTCTCAGGCTTCGTGCTCATTCTACATGCCCAGCGATGCACGTAGTCCCTGTACTCAATATGGACATCCTGGCTCGGCTGGTATTCTGCCCACATTCCTTGCTCACTGACTCAACGGAACCTCGCCATGGCGATCATCAACGACACCTTCGACTTCTCTCTCATTGCGGACCATTTTCTGGTTCACGGCAGCCTGAACAACCCTTCCTTCCTTGATGGCCAGCTAGTCGCCGCATTGGCGCTGGATGACATCAGCGCCGAAGACTGGCTGAACCGTGTGTGTGCTTCGCTTGGCGTCGAACAGCCCGCTACGCGGGAAGCCGGCGAGGCCTTCCTTGTCTGGCGTACCCGCAACCAGGAGCGTCTGGCTGCCAGCGAGATGAGCTTCGAGCCACTGCTGCCAGATGAGATGTTCTCGCTGGCTGAGCGTGCCCAGAGCCTGCGTGAGTGGACACTTGGCTTCCAGGAAGAGCTGTCTGGCGTCGATGGCGAAGCTCGCGAGGGCTGGAGTCGAGCACTCAAGGATGCCTTGGGCGATGTCGAGTCCATCTCGGCAGGGCTGGAAAATGGCATTGATCTCGATGACGACAACGCGGAAGACGAGGCGGATCTTTTCGCGCTGGCTGATCATGTACGCATGGCCGCATTGCTGCTCTATACCGAGCAGCACCCGGGCAAGCCTGATGTCGAAAAGCCGAGTGATGACCAACTGCCGGAAGGGGGACTTGAAGGTAGCCTCGGCATGAGTTCCCGGCAGGACACGCACTAAGCCTCTGTTGTGTCAGCGGTCTGGCTTTACGGGACCGCTGACCCCATCTATTGATATCTTGCCATTATGTGACTCGACTGGGCCACGCCCGGCGGGTTCTCGACGGAGATTGCCATGACTGCCCCTGCCATCCTGACCGCCCCTGCCGCGCTGACGGCGGAGGACTTTCACGCCCGCCGTCAGCGCCTGATAGCACAGCTCCCGCAAGGTGCGGCCGCGATGGTGTTATCGTCTGGTCTTGCTCAGCGCAACCGCGACAGCGAATTCGCTTTTCGCCAGAACAGTGACTTTCACTATCTGAGCGGCTGGCCTGAACCTGAAGCAGTGCTACTGCTGCTGCCTGGCCGTGCTGAGGGTGAAAGTGTGTTGTTCTGTCAGGAAAAAGATCCGCTGGCAGAGGCCTGGACGGGCATTCGTATCGGTGCAGAGGGCGCAGTCGCTGATGCTGGCTTCGATCAAGCCTTCACCAATGATGCGCGTGATGAAGTGCTGGCAGGGCTATTGGACGGTCGTGAGCGTCTTTACGTGCTCTTTGAAGATGATGAAGCGCTAGTACTGGCGCAGTCGCTGCGCGAAGAGCTGGCCGCCGGCGTGCGTCGCGGGGCGCGTCCGCCGCGTGCGTTTGAGGATCTCGCACCGTTGCTGCATGAGCAGCGCTTGATCAAGGACGCGCGTGAAATCGCCCTGATGCGTCATGCCGCCGAGATCTCGGCACGTGCTCATGTACGGGCCATGCAGAGTAGCCGTGCGGGTCTTCACGAATACCATCTGCAAGCCGACATCGAGCATGAATTCCAGTGGCAGGGCGCTCCCGCGCCGGCCTATACCAGCATTGTCGGTGGAGGGGTGAATGCGTGCGTACTGCATTACATCGAGAACCGCGCACCACTGATGGACGGTGAGCTGGTGCTGATTGATGCGGGTGCCGAGTTCGCGCTATATGCCGGCGATATCACGCGTACCTTCCCGGTAAATGGTCGTTTCAGTGAACCGCAGCGTCTCCTCTACGAAGTCGTGCTTCACGCACAAGAGCGGGCCGTCGCCGCGGTAGTCCCGGGCGCGACACTAGTGGGTATCCATCAACAGGTAGTCCATGACCTGACGATGGGGTTGATCGAGCTGGGACTACTGGCGGGTGATGTCGAGGGACTGATCAGTGATGAGGCCTATCGCCGCTTTTACCTGCATTCCACCTCCCATTGGCTGGGGCTGGATGTGCATGATGTGGGCAGCTACCGCGAGAATGGCGAGCCGCGTCCGCTGATCCCGGGCATGGTGTTGACGATTGAGCCGGGCCTTTATATTCCCGACGAGGCAGATATTCCCCTCGAGTATCGCGGAATTGGCATTCGTATCGAGGACGATGTGGTGGTGACGGCCGAGGGTCACGAGGTGCTGAGTCATGGTGTACCCAAATCCGTTGCGGCCATTGAGGCCTTGATGCGCGAAGGAGCCTGATGCAATGAGCGAGCGCGAGGCAGGTCATCCGGCTGATATCGCTGTCG is part of the Cobetia sp. L2A1 genome and harbors:
- a CDS encoding 5-formyltetrahydrofolate cyclo-ligase, whose amino-acid sequence is MRKPPAVYAAPASHCSPSLSSSAFDTTLWPLPAELSHPDADRRALRRVLRQRRRHLSLRERRSAEHALFRQLRRLPELMRARAVALYLPNDGEMDATLLCQWLIRRGAHVYLPVLRPFAENSLWFVRYDSSTPLVRNRFGIAEPDTRFGAHKRRRLPAWALDVVLMPLVGFDAGGARIGMGGGFYDRSFAFTRRPGPRPQLIGLAHHCQKVPTLPVQSWDVPLDAIVSDREIVRPSS
- a CDS encoding cell division protein ZapA produces the protein MSEPAKPRNTTEISLLGRSYTISCQPGEEDGLTRAAAYLDLAMQGIQQRGNTISADKVALMAALNISHELINSRDSERALQNDFETRLSALDRQLDAALSQLPAD
- a CDS encoding UPF0149 family protein, coding for MAIINDTFDFSLIADHFLVHGSLNNPSFLDGQLVAALALDDISAEDWLNRVCASLGVEQPATREAGEAFLVWRTRNQERLAASEMSFEPLLPDEMFSLAERAQSLREWTLGFQEELSGVDGEAREGWSRALKDALGDVESISAGLENGIDLDDDNAEDEADLFALADHVRMAALLLYTEQHPGKPDVEKPSDDQLPEGGLEGSLGMSSRQDTH
- the pepP gene encoding Xaa-Pro aminopeptidase, yielding MTAPAILTAPAALTAEDFHARRQRLIAQLPQGAAAMVLSSGLAQRNRDSEFAFRQNSDFHYLSGWPEPEAVLLLLPGRAEGESVLFCQEKDPLAEAWTGIRIGAEGAVADAGFDQAFTNDARDEVLAGLLDGRERLYVLFEDDEALVLAQSLREELAAGVRRGARPPRAFEDLAPLLHEQRLIKDAREIALMRHAAEISARAHVRAMQSSRAGLHEYHLQADIEHEFQWQGAPAPAYTSIVGGGVNACVLHYIENRAPLMDGELVLIDAGAEFALYAGDITRTFPVNGRFSEPQRLLYEVVLHAQERAVAAVVPGATLVGIHQQVVHDLTMGLIELGLLAGDVEGLISDEAYRRFYLHSTSHWLGLDVHDVGSYRENGEPRPLIPGMVLTIEPGLYIPDEADIPLEYRGIGIRIEDDVVVTAEGHEVLSHGVPKSVAAIEALMREGA